The Vitis riparia cultivar Riparia Gloire de Montpellier isolate 1030 chromosome 3, EGFV_Vit.rip_1.0, whole genome shotgun sequence genome segment CTGTTGGAGTCAAATTAGGAATAGCTAATTAGGTTATAGGAGAATTAAAATTAGAGTCATAATAAGTTAGTAGAATCctaataaaacttgaatttcttagaagcctataaataaggtTAATTGGTGTAAACCAAAGTATTGACTATTAACAATATTATGCTTTCTTGTACACTTTGGAATTTTCAATGGTGAGATTACAGTAATCACACCATAAAATCTCTGGAATAAAATCTAAAGGCCtcgattttaattaaaaaaagtgaaaaaaaaaaaaacataaagattaATCAACCTTTTAACAATTGGGCGGACCTCTGAAAATTTTGACGCAATGCAATCATCCTTCCAATGGGCATATTACAGCATTGCATATAGCTCGACAGTGGAGAAGCAAATAGTGAAAAATAAGTCAAGAAACAAACCTTCCAGAACTTCATGATGAATCCCCACTCCGTCTCAGCAACAACCACAAATAACGCAATCACAACAGCATAACACCGAAAAATCCCATCGAAAACCTACGGAACGCCATACAAACATCAAGCACCAACTCCACACTTGAAAAAggcaaagaataaaaaatataaaaaaataaaaaaagcagtGATATTACGCACATCAGATCCGTTCTTGAAGGATCGGATGGCGGAGAGGACATTGACGCAAATGCAGAGAATGGCAGTCAAGGCCGTGATGAAGCTGAAGCATCGGCAGACGATCAAGAGAGGGTCGCCTCTGGCTCTGACTCTGGCGGCAGCGCCGGAAGTAGAAGAAGCAGCTCTGGGCAAGCCCTCTTCGTCGCCGTTTCCGGCCATTTTTCCTCAGCGTTTCTCGAGAAAATCGCTTGGctccaagaaaatgaaaaattggttAGGGCTGGCGAATGGAGTAATGTGTATGTGTGTATTTCTCCTCTACCTCCATCGTTGATTCTTCACCTGCTGTTCCAAGGCAAGTTGTTGGGAAGTGGCAGTGTACGTGTCGGTTGTCCAATTCATCTTCTGCCACGTTTCCGCCTTTGTTTGATTCTTTGGGACATCATAGCTTTTCTAAGTTTAGGAAGCTATGAATGTTTTTGTGATAATGACACATTAGTTTGATAAATATCTTCAAAATTAAtctaaattgatattttttttaaatgtcgcTTTTAGTACAAACTCTAAATTTTAATCTCGATTGTTCCAACTTTTTCCAACCCCATAGCTAAGATATACCTTCCTGATGCATATAACATTTGATTTCGACGTTCATTTGTCATAACTCTAAATTGAATCCATCGTTACAATCTGTTTGTCACTATCTTATAAAGATATTTGTTTAATTActcataattttaagaattttataaaaattactaaTACATTTACTAGTAATTGTGCAATTTCTCATAAGCCTCAAGAGTGGTtttataattaatcataaatttaaaggaaatagtgtaatttttttttataatttaagatgaataaaagcatgcatatataagaccaagatataaaaaatgaaacatataaaataatcaaatcttATGATTTTTGTATCACAAAACTACCTAAAATGGGTAAGTAGGTAGTCTTTTTTTAGcccaaaaacctattttttagaattttttatgttttttattagaATATAATTGGTTAATAAAGACAAAGaacattaaatcataaaaaaaaaaaaaaaaaaaaaaagacatacgATTTGCATGGAGAACCATCCACAAAGCCTTCTAAAAACTTATGGTTGTAAAAACTACAATGTCGCGACTATAACATAGTAGTTGATCACATCCTTTCAAAACGTTGAGGAGTCCACTAAGAAAAGCATAGATGTTATGTTGTgaatatgaagataaatataggTATTAACATTATAAGTCTTGTCGATCTACCTCTAGGTTTGTCTTTAGGTGGTGCAATTGTTAGTTAGAGAAGTGTGAAGGAGTCTTGCATTTATGACTCCACTATGGAATTTTCATAATGTAAGTCTTCTGGGTCTACCAATGCTTTGTTTGATGTTACAACAAATTGTTGTTTCACAAAGGTAAGGAATTCTTTAGCCTTTGTGGAAGTAGGAATTGAGCCTTTAATATTTTTGACAATCTTACTTTTttatgaaaccaaggtttgggtGATCTcgattttaatgataacaaacaAAGTTTTGAAGCTAATGGTTTATTAAGTGTGTTTAGATAAAAAGATTTCTAAAGTAACAATCATAAGGATATTATGATAGAGCCCTTagaagtatgacatgatgtaacaataataaatttattatttattaataagatttcagtttcctaattttatctATCTTATTCATGCATTACACTTTCTAAGCATTTTAGTTtgacatcttttgcattgtatatgactttgagtgtattaggagttacacgaaagatctaagtcatggatTCTTTGCAAACATCATTTGAGCCTTGAGAGAGTGTTTTTAGAGTACATTTGCTTTCAAACTTGCATTTCATCTTAATGTACCATTCGACCCTAATTTTCTTGTATGCCATTTTGCTAAATTGTAAACTAGGAGTTTTGTTCttattaaatctttttttgtATACCttattgttgagatattaggaatgctttccttatatcattctttccttatattatttagtgtttagatattaggaatgtttagatattaggaaagttgagatattaggaatattgagatattaggaatattgagatattaggatattagttgttatttccttatatcattctttccttgtatcattctttcccattcttaaaatggtgattaccctctatatatactctgtacatgaacgaatgaaaggatgaatgaaaaaaactatcatttatcaatttgaagatggtatcagagccatggaactgaaatcctagatatggtagtccgacagcaatcatccatcctaagacaagccctaatattaataagtcaaccttcaaatgcactcactgcaataagattGATCCCatcagtctggatatcccacaatttcaaagcaacgactcttggtatgaccaggaaaacaatgaggaaccgagggtttgaacatggacctttagatcatgtttaggctatcaacactttgttattaatgataataatcgtgatcaacggaataaggattccaagaaaacctcgattGCAACtattgccgaaataaaaacagaggctaatgttgctgagaaagcctttgcattggtagccgctacagatcatggtggtaagtttttaaatacttttacacctgttattaatagtgcatggataattgattctggtgttacagatcatatgatttttgattctagacaggtttcaccccttaaaccttcctcacaaaaaattgtttccacagccaatggtaacacaaccccagtcattggggaaggatccttaactcttactgatactttgaatttggattctgttttagttgttccatatttagattacaatcttttgtcagtttctcaaatcactgcagccttatcttgtattgtcattttttggcctgaattttgtgtgattaaggacatccaaacaagacagacgattggttgtggtattaagtagggaaaactctattacttgaacttgcagtcaaaggattcaaataagttgcaacaagccttgatggcagatggatctgagggggagaagaaaaagtctgaaatttggttgtggcatcgacgtctgggacatgcttcgtttggttatttaaaaaaattgtttcttagtttgtttacaaagagtgatatttttggtttccgttgtgatatttgtgaattggctaaaagccatcgtgtttcgtttccgttaattttaaacaaaagtctgtttccttttatggttatacattctgatgtttggggcctatccaaagtcccaactttgagtggctcacattggtttgttacttttattaatgattgtaccagaatgacatggttatgcttgatgaagaccaaagatgaagtgaacttgttgtttcaaaattttcataaaatgattggaactcagtacaatgcaaaggttcagGTTCTACGTagcgataatggtggagaatatcagagttctgaTCTTTAGAAATATTTGGAAGGAtatgacatcattcatcagactacttattccaatacaccccagcaaaatggagtcg includes the following:
- the LOC117911125 gene encoding uncharacterized protein LOC117911125, giving the protein MAGNGDEEGLPRAASSTSGAAARVRARGDPLLIVCRCFSFITALTAILCICVNVLSAIRSFKNGSDVFDGIFRCYAVVIALFVVVAETEWGFIMKFWKMLEYWAGRGMLQIFVAVMTRAFPNESSKQKDLVLLQNIASYMLLACGLIYVISGILCIGFLKRARQKKEVSREQAIKDLEELEQRREELEALLIMERA